From the genome of Prochlorococcus marinus XMU1419, one region includes:
- a CDS encoding hemagglutinin, which produces MKLKFMPTTIFRETPKVTFFDAGLEESNGCDVVIHSEEAISPPDDFKDEQYYVHNHQIDHNLVITGERTFVLINPSWDEPHHVIYLNRSMGALEIPIGTYHRSISGKEGSIVLNQPKRDKLFDPVKEFIPQKLDKISLIKARKSPAVYWIYEDNQIKRVSFNPLERKIETLA; this is translated from the coding sequence ATGAAATTAAAATTCATGCCAACAACAATTTTTAGAGAAACCCCAAAAGTGACATTCTTTGATGCAGGTTTGGAGGAATCTAATGGTTGTGATGTAGTAATTCACTCTGAAGAGGCAATATCTCCTCCTGATGATTTTAAAGATGAACAATATTACGTTCACAATCATCAAATTGATCACAACTTAGTTATCACTGGAGAAAGAACGTTTGTTTTAATAAATCCTTCATGGGATGAACCACATCATGTGATTTATTTAAATAGATCTATGGGGGCATTAGAAATTCCTATTGGGACTTATCACAGATCAATTTCAGGAAAAGAAGGTAGTATTGTTTTAAATCAACCCAAAAGAGATAAATTATTTGATCCCGTTAAAGAATTTATCCCACAAAAATTAGACAAAATAAGTTTAATTAAGGCGAGAAAGAGTCCTGCTGTTTATTGGATTTACGAAGATAATCAAATTAAGCGAGTCAGCTTTAATCCCTTAGAACGAAAAATTGAGACCCTTGCTTGA
- a CDS encoding LOG family protein produces the protein MNKTKKVLSTKLNNSKNLNLIINSDTYKLAYEDLGFLSRNEMRGVRMLLEITKPDLILEANKILSTIIIFGGANIAEESKTREKIDDIKKLIKKNPSSILLKRNLNRLENLLSMSHYYQSAREFSKLVSIDNQSKVCNSHVIVTGGGPGIMEAANRGAFEANCKSIGLNISLPNEQIPNAFITPGLCFKFNYFALRKIHFVMRSIGAVFFPGGFGTLDELFELLTLRQTGMKNKIPIILFGRKYWDKIINFEYLADLGLISDEHLNLFEYTDSVPEAWEIIKSANI, from the coding sequence ATGAACAAAACAAAAAAAGTTCTTTCAACCAAACTTAATAATTCAAAGAATCTGAATTTAATTATTAATTCTGATACATATAAATTGGCTTATGAAGATCTTGGTTTTCTCAGCAGAAACGAAATGCGCGGAGTCAGAATGCTGCTTGAAATTACTAAACCAGATTTAATCCTAGAAGCAAATAAAATTCTTTCAACCATTATAATTTTTGGAGGTGCAAATATCGCTGAAGAGTCAAAAACAAGAGAGAAAATTGACGATATAAAAAAGTTAATTAAAAAAAATCCTTCATCTATTTTGCTTAAACGCAATTTAAATAGATTAGAAAATTTGTTATCAATGAGTCACTATTATCAATCCGCAAGGGAGTTTTCTAAACTTGTTTCAATTGATAATCAAAGTAAAGTATGTAATTCGCATGTGATCGTAACAGGGGGGGGCCCTGGGATTATGGAAGCTGCTAATAGAGGCGCGTTTGAAGCAAATTGTAAATCTATTGGGTTAAATATCAGTCTTCCCAATGAACAAATCCCCAATGCTTTTATAACTCCAGGTCTTTGCTTTAAATTTAATTATTTTGCATTACGAAAGATCCATTTCGTAATGCGATCAATAGGAGCTGTATTTTTTCCTGGGGGTTTTGGAACGTTAGATGAATTATTTGAACTACTAACACTGCGTCAAACAGGAATGAAAAATAAAATCCCAATAATACTTTTTGGAAGAAAATATTGGGATAAGATAATTAATTTCGAATATCTAGCTGATCTTGGATTAATTTCAGATGAGCACTTAAATCTTTTTGAATATACGGACTCTGTACCCGAAGCATGGGAAATTATAAAATCAGCAAATATCTAG
- a CDS encoding inward rectifier potassium channel, which translates to MELTELIKDYVATELLSSIELDFLEGELWETTQHIAEINTVFKAPKKICEKLDLDEKSCWQLCCAAVLDSSRPLKNGQKRADDFKKLIKQYKINFI; encoded by the coding sequence GTGGAATTAACTGAGCTAATCAAAGATTACGTGGCCACAGAATTATTATCAAGTATTGAACTTGATTTTCTTGAAGGAGAGTTATGGGAAACTACTCAACATATTGCTGAAATAAATACAGTTTTTAAAGCCCCAAAAAAAATATGCGAGAAATTAGACCTAGATGAAAAATCTTGTTGGCAATTATGTTGTGCAGCCGTACTTGACTCCTCAAGACCTTTAAAGAACGGACAAAAAAGAGCTGATGATTTTAAAAAATTAATTAAACAATATAAAATTAACTTCATATAA
- a CDS encoding heat-labile enterotoxin alpha chain: MKNLLITLILFFIPLGAFADERQRQIEYEAINLVIKKYGKGLENRLKGTELNPNYRSWYENDCFVSVAAGTYQESNWSSMEWFSVNICSDSAEIIESE; this comes from the coding sequence ATGAAAAATTTACTTATTACATTAATCCTTTTTTTTATACCTTTAGGAGCTTTTGCTGATGAAAGGCAAAGACAAATTGAGTACGAAGCTATAAACCTTGTTATTAAAAAATATGGAAAAGGCTTAGAAAATAGATTAAAAGGAACTGAATTAAATCCCAATTATCGAAGTTGGTATGAGAATGATTGTTTTGTAAGTGTTGCTGCTGGTACATACCAAGAAAGTAATTGGTCCTCAATGGAGTGGTTTAGCGTTAATATCTGTTCTGATTCTGCTGAAATAATTGAAAGTGAATGA
- a CDS encoding type 1 glutamine amidotransferase: MKGIKRLLVLQHLEIEGPGLFQQFAEERNLKIEIIRLDKNDNLPKTKEGDLILIMGGPMGVKDIGSDKYSWLKLERDFIRRELENNRPTIGVCLGAQLIASAAGGDVEILKYGYPPKELPEIGWSQIFIDKSNSDFKAIFEDPLYVLHWHGDRILLPNKALLIASSERCKEQFFRIGDYAYGLQFHIETTGAMINKWIKEDKEFVFKGLGPNGQEILREENEKYSDKTFLKRKLFIKKLFELLEK, encoded by the coding sequence ATGAAGGGAATAAAACGACTATTAGTTTTGCAGCATTTAGAAATAGAAGGACCTGGTCTTTTTCAACAATTCGCTGAAGAAAGAAATTTAAAAATTGAAATTATTCGTTTGGATAAAAATGATAATCTTCCTAAAACAAAAGAAGGTGATTTAATTTTAATTATGGGTGGACCTATGGGAGTCAAAGATATTGGAAGCGATAAATACTCATGGCTTAAGTTGGAGAGAGATTTTATAAGAAGAGAATTAGAGAATAATAGACCTACAATCGGTGTTTGCTTAGGTGCCCAGTTGATTGCGAGTGCTGCTGGGGGAGATGTTGAAATTTTAAAATATGGATACCCTCCAAAAGAATTACCAGAAATTGGATGGTCTCAAATTTTTATTGATAAATCAAATAGCGACTTTAAAGCAATTTTTGAAGACCCTTTGTATGTACTGCATTGGCATGGAGATAGGATTTTATTACCTAATAAAGCATTACTCATTGCAAGCAGTGAACGTTGTAAGGAACAGTTTTTTAGGATTGGTGATTATGCTTACGGATTACAATTTCACATAGAGACAACGGGAGCAATGATAAATAAGTGGATTAAAGAAGATAAAGAATTTGTCTTTAAAGGATTGGGACCAAATGGTCAGGAAATTTTAAGAGAAGAAAATGAAAAATATAGTGATAAGACTTTTTTAAAAAGAAAGCTTTTCATAAAAAAATTGTTTGAATTATTAGAAAAATAA
- a CDS encoding high light inducible protein: MTEKAEKLNGKAAMLGMFALIGAYYFTGQIVPGIF, from the coding sequence ATGACTGAAAAAGCTGAAAAGCTTAACGGGAAAGCTGCAATGCTTGGAATGTTTGCTCTAATAGGGGCTTATTATTTTACAGGTCAAATAGTTCCAGGTATTTTCTAA
- a CDS encoding autotransporter outer membrane beta-barrel domain-containing protein, translating to MLATLPVIKVNADSFDVEYQGDTFTIQIHSGIYNDGKDLIQASPWWGDASAAQIFVEAVKMNLGNNSPNSNNTYYGPEFAISDNGTSFQSYGWHASHAPGGELVHDHTTAAFGNFFTVDGYISNFAYGSLAIPSSVESSWVQPYSAMQTVGLGSMKNQRDIVLASAGECNNYGWVVDGTDLCVHALASNSNSYVNGTSVLGSYNVDSFNSAFNIEKHIGQKWKAGISYGTGTSYLSNYNFSGTTSTLSSNNTHYAIYGVKKVSDKFTVKGLIGGSDLDYKGTRNDAVTAAKSSYDTDGFMVEINGIWKLKKFLKSSKTPMRFKPSLGLAFSAHTQDEFSETGTGNLVTVYSNQAESLVFKTGISVDKEIEMGGGKWVLVPFFALNYEYDGLANHENRNIKAVITGNSNASTHSSARLFDEDYGSAKIGADFLLRQDLMFNLNAKYGLSSGGNDFSFGGGFRWCY from the coding sequence TTGCTGGCTACATTACCTGTAATAAAAGTCAATGCAGATAGCTTTGACGTTGAATATCAAGGTGACACTTTTACAATACAAATTCATAGTGGAATCTATAACGATGGTAAAGATTTAATTCAGGCTTCTCCTTGGTGGGGAGATGCCTCTGCTGCTCAAATATTTGTGGAGGCTGTAAAAATGAATCTTGGTAATAATTCCCCTAACTCTAATAATACATATTACGGTCCAGAATTTGCTATTTCAGATAATGGAACTAGTTTTCAATCATATGGCTGGCACGCATCGCATGCACCTGGAGGAGAATTAGTCCATGATCACACAACGGCAGCTTTTGGTAATTTTTTCACAGTAGATGGTTATATAAGTAATTTTGCATATGGATCTCTTGCAATCCCTTCATCTGTTGAATCTTCATGGGTTCAACCATATTCAGCCATGCAGACTGTTGGCTTAGGTTCTATGAAGAACCAAAGGGATATTGTTTTAGCTAGTGCTGGAGAATGTAATAACTATGGATGGGTTGTTGATGGGACAGATTTATGTGTTCATGCCTTAGCCTCTAATTCAAATTCTTATGTAAATGGAACTAGTGTTTTGGGGTCATATAATGTTGATAGTTTTAATAGCGCTTTTAATATAGAAAAACATATTGGTCAGAAATGGAAAGCTGGTATATCTTATGGAACTGGAACATCTTATTTAAGCAACTACAACTTTTCAGGAACAACTTCGACGTTAAGTTCTAATAATACTCATTATGCGATTTATGGAGTTAAGAAAGTTAGTGATAAATTTACAGTAAAGGGGTTGATTGGAGGTTCTGATCTTGATTACAAGGGGACGAGAAATGATGCAGTAACAGCTGCTAAATCTTCTTACGACACAGATGGATTTATGGTTGAAATAAATGGAATATGGAAATTAAAAAAGTTCCTTAAAAGTTCTAAAACTCCAATGCGTTTCAAACCTTCTCTAGGATTAGCTTTCTCGGCTCATACTCAAGATGAATTCAGCGAAACAGGAACAGGTAATCTTGTGACTGTTTATTCTAATCAGGCAGAATCTTTAGTTTTCAAGACGGGAATTTCTGTTGACAAAGAAATAGAAATGGGAGGAGGAAAATGGGTTTTGGTTCCTTTCTTTGCACTTAATTATGAGTATGATGGATTAGCTAATCATGAAAATAGAAATATTAAAGCTGTCATAACGGGAAATTCTAATGCTTCTACTCATTCATCTGCTCGTTTATTTGATGAAGATTATGGCTCCGCAAAAATTGGGGCTGATTTTTTATTAAGACAAGATTTAATGTTTAATCTGAATGCCAAATATGGTCTATCTTCAGGAGGCAATGACTTCTCATTCGGAGGAGGTTTTAGATGGTGTTATTAA
- a CDS encoding DsrE family protein: MSIITDNRVLVHIYSGLESKNKITLGLLVALTAEKNDHKVTLFLAGDGVQILNCKKAGEIVGQGTGDLYEHLQNLKNSKITIYVSGMSAKSRGYDEKLLDGYTAEFVMPDVLVEESIKADSVLCY, encoded by the coding sequence ATGTCTATCATTACCGACAATAGAGTGTTAGTTCATATTTACAGCGGTTTAGAATCCAAAAATAAAATAACTTTAGGTTTATTGGTTGCCCTTACTGCAGAAAAAAACGATCATAAAGTAACACTTTTTCTTGCAGGAGATGGAGTACAAATATTAAATTGTAAAAAAGCTGGTGAAATAGTTGGTCAAGGGACTGGAGATTTATACGAACATCTTCAAAATTTAAAGAATTCAAAAATTACCATATATGTCTCAGGAATGTCTGCTAAATCTAGGGGTTACGATGAGAAGCTTTTAGATGGATACACTGCAGAGTTTGTTATGCCAGATGTTCTAGTTGAAGAATCAATTAAAGCGGATAGCGTACTTTGCTATTAA